From one Lotus japonicus ecotype B-129 chromosome 3, LjGifu_v1.2 genomic stretch:
- the LOC130746512 gene encoding uncharacterized protein LOC130746512, translated as MRSSRAGYGRRQVGEEWRGVSLFVDGIGDDTTYLDLRSFFAQAGRIKGVFLSRTKKSGRKSRFGFIRYVFDVDARGAVEQFDGALLKKARLSVSFAKYPIKQHVNGGRVMKGQSPRQVEKRWEPKAPKQTMVWRSKEGSRQKGRPSELKPDFIFKSQDAERERVQRLAEATLWGVVSKEMVQDFLITNGFSHIGVISMGAREVILEFPSRAEMEETLQESSDFLSQMFQVLKPCSARSVARNHLIWLRLYGVPVVAWCYEFFQALASVFGNLVCLDGATSSWSRLDVARILVESTVPVVREGVIMVRLDDELVPVTVVKEPGWGQLVAAQPVRPVADPVNGSDESASEASAEDHAVTAEMNEMPGSGYKSYDKEGPVADNLVVTLTHLREAGYSVEELMVLPCFKHLSNAQEDLHEKNEGMTVSNILNPQPSNVLLTSNEGENLIAKNQGGSFVGFKYEGNGVRWGHGTGFWNSNDVGNRLCAKPWNVWLNSRSAANFLGANSKIKEFVIKSVGTAETEIKDVEKEGQMSRTGWLLKKPLTGGRISVLKLKALARLNVGGSETLKITVGQKMGASQINFEEPIPAKNCKFETGIEDHVETEFEERVYSDDAILAAVKQRRGRNKGGIPGGTRGRKLDGKSRAKRGRPKGSKNKPKKQRVEEEVHAWSDEDSGGEGISSRARQTWRLAKRLGVVYNGADEEMIRRLEIQIRENHPNLQ; from the coding sequence atGCGCTCATCAAGGGCAGGTTATGGAAGAAGGCAAGTAGGAGAAGAATGGAGGGGTGTGTCTCTGTTCGTTGATGGTATTGGGGATGACACGACGTATTTGGACCTCAGGAGTTTTTTTGCACAAGCGGGACGTATTAAGGGGGTGTTTCTATCAAGGACAAAGAAGTCAGGAAGGAAATCACGGTTTGGATTTATCCGGTACGTATTCGATGTGGATGCTCGAGGGGCAGTGGAACAGTTTGACGGTGCTCTACTGAAGAAGGCGAGGTTGTCAGTGAGCTTTGCTAAGTATCCGATAAAGCAACATGTGAATGGTGGAAGGGTGATGAAAGGTCAGAGTCCAAGGCAGGTGGAAAAACGATGGGAGCCAAAAGCTCCTAAGCAAACTATGGTATGGAGGAGCAAGGAGGGGAGTCGACAGAAAGGAAGGCCCAGTGAATTGAAACcagattttattttcaaatcacAAGATGCTGAGAGGGAACGTGTTCAAAGACTGGCAGAAGCGACGTTGTGGGGAGTGGTTAGCAAAGAGATGGTGCAAGATTTTTTGATTACGAATGGCTTCTCGCACATTGGGGTTATATCCATGGGGGCGCGGGAGGTGATATTGGAATTCCCATCAAGAGCTGAGATGGAGGAAACGCTTCAGGAGAGCAGCGATTTTCTGAGTCAAATGTTTCAGGTGTTGAAGCCATGCTCGGCTAGATCCGTCGCTCGTAATCATTTGATATGGTTAAGGTTATATGGGGTACCAGTGGTGGCATGGTGCTACGAGTTCTTCCAAGCTCTGGCGAGTGTGTTCGGAAATTTGGTGTGCTTGGATGGAGCTACGTCTAGCTGGTCCCGGTTGGATGTTGCGCGGATTTTGGTGGAATCGACGGTGCCGGTGGTGCGCGAGGGAGTCATCATGGTGCGACTGGATGATGAATTGGTGCCGGTGACGGTGGTCAAGGAGCCGGGGTGGGGTCAGCTAGTAGCGGCGCAACCGGTGAGACCTGTTGCCGATCCAGTGAATGGGTCTGATGAATCTGCGTCGGAGGCATCAGCGGAGGATCATGCGGTAACGGCAGAAATGAATGAGATGCCCGGGAGCGGTTACAAATCATATGACAAGGAGGGGCCGGTTGCCGACAACTTGGTCGTAACGCTTACACACTTGAGGGAGGCTGGTTACAGTGTTGAAGAATTAATGGTATTGCCTTGCTTCAAGCATCTGAGTAACGCCCAGGAGGATTTACATGAGAAGAATGAAGGAATGACAGTTTCAAACATTTTGAATCCTCAGCCTTCAAACGTCTTGTTAACAAGTAATGAGGGTGAGAATTTAATAGCCAAAAATCAAGGAGGGAGTTTCGTTGGGTTTAAATATGAGGGGAATGGAGTACGGTGGGGGCATGGGACGGGCTTTTGGAATTCAAATGATGTTGGGAACAGGTTGTGTGCTAAGCCTTGGAATGTATGGCTAAATTCAAGGAGTGCAGCGAATTTTTTGGGtgcaaattcaaaaataaaagagtttgttATCAAGAGTGTGGGgacagcagaaacagaaataaAAGATGTGGAAAAAGAGGGCCAGATGTCAAGAACAGGTTGGTTGCTTAAAAAACCTTTGACTGGAGGAAGAATCTCAGTGTTAAAGCTAAAAGCTTTGGCGAGGCTTAATGTTGGTGGGTCAGAAACATTAAAAATAACAGTGGGTCAGAAGATGGGGGCGTCCCAAATTAATTTTGAAGAGCCCATTCCTGCGAAGAATTGCAAGTTTGAGACTGGGATAGAGGATCATGTTGAAACAGAGTTTGAAGAAAGGGTTTATTCTGATGACGCAATTTTAGCTGCTGTGAAGCAACGAAGGGGGCGCAATAAAGGAGGGATTCCAGGCGGTACTCGGGGCAGAAAATTAGATGGGAAAAGTCGTGCAAAAAGAGGTAGACCAAAGGGTAGTAAAAACAAGCCGAAAAAGCAGCGGGTGGAGGAAGAGGTTCAtgcttggtcagatgaagattcaggcGGTGAAGGCATAAGTTCTAGAGCAAGGCAGACTTGGAGATTGGCGAAGCGTTTAGGGGTTGTTTATAATGGTGCTGATGAGGAGATGATCAGAAGGCTCGAGATTCAGATCAGAGAAAACCACCCTAATCTACAGTAA